A stretch of Episyrphus balteatus chromosome 2, idEpiBalt1.1, whole genome shotgun sequence DNA encodes these proteins:
- the LOC129908796 gene encoding la-related protein Larp4B isoform X1, with amino-acid sequence MNPTHPSSSSSSTTPVLPVQLPLPLPLTACTFSLQSAQGQQVASATTAAAAVICNSEAECKQLCTICASRGFILKNISLQVPLTYEYSLFGEGVNATQQQAQLQQQQQQHQQQQYPLHQQQQQQRGGGSSIQDINGNSYVMEGYHSYDFCCEKIFVPGASSEAVADGAGGYVYMNGDPVKINQPVTTTVYANVPVETAMLATNLYGQATPLAAPPAAHIPILAAPQQPPQPQPQPPQQQQQQQQQQLQQQHSQPHNQQPQQQPTTIENDYTVMNGTMQETLVGYSQDDLNNMTNSVSADQLPGNTTSGVVTNNQQQQLVPANGQGVGPIDPNGIPLDQLKQMLATQLEYYFSRENLANDTYLLTQMDSDQYVPIWTVANFNLVKKLTKDIKLITEVLRESPNVQVDEEGLRVRPNHKRCIIILREIPDKTPLEEVKNIFNNENCPRVISCEFAHNDSWYVTFESDEDAQKAFKYLREEVKTFQGKPIMARMKAKPFIHRLPIAPVPVTMKNGYRLTSPSAVYDPNAAVAYTAPQRFVYAANGAAMSQAPVPYNGQVHVFQPFQQQQFYSGLVTAAPWPSAAAAAVAAAATNAHGQNFYDIGNVFAANGLAPQVPPYTTTAAAAAAAVAANSVSKPQTNRYNNHRNSNNNNRGKQRNNSQQQQQQQQQQQQQQQQIVGGGSSAGQDPRANSLNTSSGGNIVSPIDHHQQQSTVQQQHLQQHQMQQQSAVVTTAGGGGGGQQQQQQGSGGSQQQQQQQSRHYTNMKNSGGGGGSNNASGAGPKSMDKSNSYVGGGVNVGMAHLHISSSSQQHHHQPANNSSSSAGHHAVPQHMQQQQPPQSHYQSHGMPSTTIHASYPSHHHQPQQQQPPVQQSHVSENHHDDDVVPQAAIITTHSRSITNSSTKEQNWSQRFRRRRRDDSGDGGYTSNQRVSSSGGGILSSNQYNSTSGLMGGSSNSNTKNNSSSSSGGGPQGGYTYHSRNSGEHHHPHHHSVGGSSSGGYNSHREDRQKLSGGPNGGLNSQSHHSNHHQSHHHHQHHSQQALQQHPPHQLHSQHSGGGNSGGGHQQPHHHQHQPPHHHHQQSSSQQSQQQQQQQQPHNAAPPQQPPQFDLEAAAFPPLPGIEQNSQSSASSQPQQASVASLTHAHTNLKNNANFPSLLPSPATTSSTSSLSSSSKSAASAASSANSLHEPVGAATANAAASTYSHQSSAATAAANVDSIGNQHQHSNSYSSFSAANNTNSSSISSSSNTNWSDSNRLSDVVRGNSNKSNKSRKDSFKNRNEISPPPATAAAVVVADSAALLDLDRQPQKTMTSGNASVVAAATVGATTTNNTNNHPPTVIKCLTHSNPITTATVNATTNNTTSSNSSSSITNISSKIHNNNNSSTADKATKTDESLLSHCLEQQQQQQAGGTGAIQNDAAGTMNNAQTTHVVNTCSVATMTSSYDGGKSNNKFVSGSGSSTTSKQGFSATTTSPKDATSQKLKSISSTSSNSSSSSNNNSSNVSALTTSSTVAVQIVPSISAGGPNATAAALPSSSPVNTLLPESAGGRLSYAQVAQHHKERLAKEGKTQAANNIPADIGKSSSVIETCLATVATATPSMIPSSVTAPGAAQLPPPPPLSSSSVQSISGSNILEIIPSDNNNTIIGKEKKKDYPTAAATAASTILNNTAANVAVVTNSSSAGVIRATDGTKDKELPTLRHNNSSAGTTTATTTIIRGREVVNKEHQKNYVRERRDTGDSGSGAAGSISRRTASTRNNNNNNNN; translated from the exons CTGGAGGATATGTGTATATGAATGGAGACCCTGTAAAAATCAATCAACCCGTCACAACCACCGTTTATGCAAATGTTCCTGTTGAAACGGCAATGTTAGCTACAAATTTATATGGTCAAGCTACACCATTGGCAGCCCCACCAGCAGCACATATACCCATTCTAGCAGCGCCACAACAGCCACCACAACCTCAACCACAGCCGCctcaacagcagcaacaacagcaacaacaacaattgcaacaacaacATTCACAACCTCACAATCAACAACCACAACAACAGCCCACAACGATCGAAAACGATTATACAGTCATGAACGGCACAATGCAAGAAACTTTAGTTGGTTATAGCCAAGATGATCTGAACAACATGACAAATTCAGTATCAGCAGATCAATTGCCAGGCAATACAACTTCTGGAGTTGTAACAAACAATCAGCAACAGCAGCTGGTTCCTGCTAATGGACAAGGTGTTGGACCAATTGATCCAAATGGTATACCATTAGATCAATTGAAACAGATGCTAGCCACAcaattggaatattatttttcaag agaAAATTTGGCCAACGACACATATTTATTGACGCAAATGGACAGTGACCAGTATGTTCCGATATGGACAGTGGCAAATTTTAATCTAGTTAAGAAACTGACAAAAGACATTAAGCTGATAACAGAGGTCCTAAGGGAGTCTCCCAACGTCCAGGTTGACGAGGAGGGTTTAAGAGTTCGTCCCAATCATAAACGATGTATTATAATTCTGCGAGAGATTCCAGACAAAACGCCGTTAGAAGAAGTTAAG AACATATTCAACAATGAAAATTGTCCACGAGTAATATCGTGTGAATTTGCACACAACGACTCGTGGTATGTTACTTTTGAGTCCGATGAAGATGCTCAAAAAGCATTTAAATACCTGAGAGAGGAAGTCAAAACGTTCCAA GGAAAGCCAATAATGGCTCGAATGAAGGCTAAACCTTTCATCCATCGGCTGCCAATAGCACCGGTTCCAGTGACAATGAAAAATGGCTATAGACTGACATCACCATCGGCTGTATATGATCCGAATGCAGCAGTTGCATATACAGCTCCACAACGTTTTGTGTATGCTGCGAATGGAGCTGCCATGTCGCAAGCACCTGTCCCATATAATGGCCAAGTCCATGTGTTT CAGCcatttcaacaacaacaattttacTCGGGTCTAGTCACAGCTGCTCCTTGGCCATCAGCGGCTGCTGCAGCGGTAGCAGCAGCCGCTACAAATGCACACGGCCAAAACTTTTACGATATAGGAAATGTATTTGCAGCCAATGGACTGGCTCCACAAGTACCCCCGTATACGACAACGGCAGCGGCTGCAGCGGCCGCTGTAGCTGCCAATTCGGTGTCCAAACCTCAAACAAATCGTTACAACAATCATCGCAATAGTAACAATAACAATCGAGGCAAACAACGCAATAACtcacaacagcagcagcaacagcaacaacaacagcagcaacaacaacaacaaattgttGGCGGTGGCAGCAGTGCTGGACAAGATCCTAGAGCCAACAGTTTGAATACTTCTTCAGGAGGTAATATAGTTTCTCCAATCGATCACCATCAGCAACAGTCAACTGTGCAACAGCAACACTTGCAACAGCATCAAATGCAACAGCAATCTGCTGTGGTGACGACagctggtggtggtggtggaggacaacagcagcagcagcaaggaAGCGGTGGCTcccagcagcagcaacagcagcagtcGAGGCATTatacaaatatgaaaaatagtg GTGGTGGCGGCGGTAGCAACAATGCCAGCGGAGCTGGTCCTAAATCCATGGACAAGAGCAATTCCTATGTTGGTGGTGGTGTTAATGTTGGCATGGCACATCTTCATATAAGTTCGTCGTCACAGCAGCATCATCACCAGCCAGCGAATAACAGTTCGTCGTCGGCTGGTCATCATGCGGTGCCACAGCACATGCAACAGCAACAACCGCCTCAATCCCATTATCAAAGTCATGGTATGCCTTCCACAACAATACACGCTTCCTATCCATCGCATCACCATCAGCCGCAACAGCAGCAACCCCCGGTGCAGCAGTCTCATGTAAGTGAAAATCACCACGATGACGATGTGGTGCCACAAGCCGCTATAATCACGACTCACAGTCGTAGCATAACGAATTCCTCGACCAAAGAGCAGAACTGGTCGCAGCGATTTCGTCGCAGACGGAGAGACGACTCTGGAGATGGTGGCTACACATCCAACCAGAGGGTCTCATCGTCGGGTGGTGGGATTCTATCAAGCAACCAATACAACTCGACGTCTGGTTTGATGGGCGGCTCTTCAAACTCCAACACCAAAAATAATTCTTCATCTTCTTCGGGTGGTGGCCCTCAAGGTGGATATACTTACCACAGCCGAAATAGTGGTGAACATCATCACCCTCATCATCATTCGGTTGGTGGAAGCTCAAGTGGTGGCTACAATTCACATCGTGAAGATCGTCAAAAACTATCTGGCGGTCCAAACGGTGGCTTAAATAGTCAATCTCACCACAGTAACCATCATCAGTCGCACCATCATCACCAGCATCATAGCCAGCAAGCATTGCAGCAGCATCCGCCACATCAACTACACTCTCAGCATAGCGGTGGTGGAAATAGTGGTGGCGGTCATCAACAACCACACCATCATCAACATCAGCCGCCTCATCATCACCACCAGCAGTCGTCGTCACAGCAAtcacaacagcagcaacaacaacaacagcctCATAATGCAGCACCTCCACAACAACCACCCCAGTTTGATTTGGAAGCAGCGGCATTTCCCCCCTTACCAGGTATCGAACAAAATTCACAAAGCTCAGCCAGCAGTCAACCCCAGCAAGCGTCTGTTGCTTCTTTAACTCATGCACAtactaatttgaaaaataatgcgAATTTTCCTTCCTTACTTCCATCGCCAGCCACGACGTCGTCCACATCATCACTGAGCAGTAGTTCGAAATCAGCTGCGTCGGCGGCGTCCAGTGCAAATAGTTTGCACGAACCTGTGGGCGCCGCCACCGCTAACGCAGCTGCCTCAACCTATTCCCATCAGAGTTCTGCAGCGACTGCAGCTGCTAATGTCGATTCAATCGGCAATCAGCACCAGCATTCAAATTCTTATTCATCTTTTTCAGCGGCCAACAATACTAACAGTTCTTCAATTAGTTCCTCTTCAAACACCAACTGGTCTGATTCGAATCGTCTGTCCGATGTGGTACGTGGCAACAGCAACAAATCGAACAAATCCCGAAAGGATTCCTTTAAGAATCGCAACGAAATCAGTCCACCGCCAGCGacagctgctgctgttgttgttgctgataGTGCGGCGCTACTGGACCTGGACAGACAACCACAGAAAACTATGACGTCTGGAAATGCTTCAGTAGTAGCAGCGGCAACTGTTGGCGctacaacaacaaacaatacAAATAATCATCCTCCCACTGTGATAAAGTGTCTAACACATTCTAATCCTATAACGACGGCCACGGTCAACGCCACCACCAACAACACAACAAGCAGCAATAGTAGCAGCAGCATCACCAACATTAGTAGCAAAatccataataataataattctagTACAGCTGACAAAGCAACAAAGACTGATGAATCGCTGTTAAGCCACTGTTTagaacagcagcagcaacagcaggcTGGCGGAACAGGCGCAATTCAAAATGATGCTGCTGGAACAATGAATAATGCTCAAACAACGCATGTTGTAAATACATGCAGTGTTGCCACAATGACATCGTCCTACGATGGTGGCAAGTCCAATAATAAGTTTGTCAGTGGAAGTGGTTCGTCCACCACCTCAAAACAGGGATTTAGTGCAACTACAACGAGCCCAAAGGATGCTACTAGCCAAAAGCTGAAGTCAATTTCATCTACCTCGTCAaatagcagcagcagcagtaatAACAACAGCAGCAATGTGTCTGCTCTCACAACTTCATCAACGGTGGCTGTACAAATTGTACCATCTATTAGTGCTGGTGGTCCAAATGCTACTGCTGCAGCACTGCCATCTTCCTCGCCAGTGAATACTTTATTGCCCGAATCGGCTGGCGGTCGATTGAGCTATGCTCAAGTAGCACAACATCACAAGGAGAGGCTGGCCAAAGAAGGCAAAACTCAAGCCGCTAATAATATTCCCGCAGATATTGGGAAATCGTCATCTGTGATCGAAACTTGTCTGGCGACGGTGGCCACAGCGACACCGTCGATGATTCCATCTTCTGTTACTGCCCCTGGTGCTGCACAACTACCACCACCGCCACCATTGTCGTCGTCCTCTGTACAAAGTATTAGCGGTAGCAATATTTTGGAGATAATTCCCTCAGATAACAACAATACAATCATTGGCAAGGAGAAGAAGAAGGACTATCCTACTGCTGCTGCAACAGCAGCATCAACCATTCTCAATAACACCGCCGCCAACGTGGCTGTGGTCACAAATTCAAGCAGTGCTGGTGTGATACGTGCCACTGACGGCACCAAAGATAAGG agtTACCAACACTCCGTCACAATAATTCTAGCGCTGGTACCACAACAGCCACAACAACAATTATACGAGGCCGTGAAGTAGTCAATAAGGAACATCAAAAGAATTATGTTCGCGAGAGGCGTGACACCGGAGATAGCGGCAGCGGTGCTGCTGGTAGTATCTCCCGTCGAACTGCCTCAACCcgcaataataataacaacaacaacaattag
- the LOC129908796 gene encoding la-related protein Larp4B isoform X2: protein MNPTHPSSSSSSTTPVLPVQLPLPLPLTACTFSLQSAQGQQVASATTAAAAVICNSEAECKQLCTICASRGFILKNISLQVPLTYEYSLFGEGVNATQQQAQLQQQQQQHQQQQYPLHQQQQQQRGGGSSIQDINGNSYVMEGYHSYDFCCEKIFVPGASSEAVADGAGGYVYMNGDPVKINQPVTTTVYANVPVETAMLATNLYGQATPLAAPPAAHIPILAAPQQPPQPQPQPPQQQQQQQQQQLQQQHSQPHNQQPQQQPTTIENDYTVMNGTMQETLVGYSQDDLNNMTNSVSADQLPGNTTSGVVTNNQQQQLVPANGQGVGPIDPNGIPLDQLKQMLATQLEYYFSRENLANDTYLLTQMDSDQYVPIWTVANFNLVKKLTKDIKLITEVLRESPNVQVDEEGLRVRPNHKRCIIILREIPDKTPLEEVKNIFNNENCPRVISCEFAHNDSWYVTFESDEDAQKAFKYLREEVKTFQGKPIMARMKAKPFIHRLPIAPVPVTMKNGYRLTSPSAVYDPNAAVAYTAPQRFVYAANGAAMSQAPVPYNGQVHVFPFQQQQFYSGLVTAAPWPSAAAAAVAAAATNAHGQNFYDIGNVFAANGLAPQVPPYTTTAAAAAAAVAANSVSKPQTNRYNNHRNSNNNNRGKQRNNSQQQQQQQQQQQQQQQQIVGGGSSAGQDPRANSLNTSSGGNIVSPIDHHQQQSTVQQQHLQQHQMQQQSAVVTTAGGGGGGQQQQQQGSGGSQQQQQQQSRHYTNMKNSGGGGGSNNASGAGPKSMDKSNSYVGGGVNVGMAHLHISSSSQQHHHQPANNSSSSAGHHAVPQHMQQQQPPQSHYQSHGMPSTTIHASYPSHHHQPQQQQPPVQQSHVSENHHDDDVVPQAAIITTHSRSITNSSTKEQNWSQRFRRRRRDDSGDGGYTSNQRVSSSGGGILSSNQYNSTSGLMGGSSNSNTKNNSSSSSGGGPQGGYTYHSRNSGEHHHPHHHSVGGSSSGGYNSHREDRQKLSGGPNGGLNSQSHHSNHHQSHHHHQHHSQQALQQHPPHQLHSQHSGGGNSGGGHQQPHHHQHQPPHHHHQQSSSQQSQQQQQQQQPHNAAPPQQPPQFDLEAAAFPPLPGIEQNSQSSASSQPQQASVASLTHAHTNLKNNANFPSLLPSPATTSSTSSLSSSSKSAASAASSANSLHEPVGAATANAAASTYSHQSSAATAAANVDSIGNQHQHSNSYSSFSAANNTNSSSISSSSNTNWSDSNRLSDVVRGNSNKSNKSRKDSFKNRNEISPPPATAAAVVVADSAALLDLDRQPQKTMTSGNASVVAAATVGATTTNNTNNHPPTVIKCLTHSNPITTATVNATTNNTTSSNSSSSITNISSKIHNNNNSSTADKATKTDESLLSHCLEQQQQQQAGGTGAIQNDAAGTMNNAQTTHVVNTCSVATMTSSYDGGKSNNKFVSGSGSSTTSKQGFSATTTSPKDATSQKLKSISSTSSNSSSSSNNNSSNVSALTTSSTVAVQIVPSISAGGPNATAAALPSSSPVNTLLPESAGGRLSYAQVAQHHKERLAKEGKTQAANNIPADIGKSSSVIETCLATVATATPSMIPSSVTAPGAAQLPPPPPLSSSSVQSISGSNILEIIPSDNNNTIIGKEKKKDYPTAAATAASTILNNTAANVAVVTNSSSAGVIRATDGTKDKELPTLRHNNSSAGTTTATTTIIRGREVVNKEHQKNYVRERRDTGDSGSGAAGSISRRTASTRNNNNNNNN from the exons CTGGAGGATATGTGTATATGAATGGAGACCCTGTAAAAATCAATCAACCCGTCACAACCACCGTTTATGCAAATGTTCCTGTTGAAACGGCAATGTTAGCTACAAATTTATATGGTCAAGCTACACCATTGGCAGCCCCACCAGCAGCACATATACCCATTCTAGCAGCGCCACAACAGCCACCACAACCTCAACCACAGCCGCctcaacagcagcaacaacagcaacaacaacaattgcaacaacaacATTCACAACCTCACAATCAACAACCACAACAACAGCCCACAACGATCGAAAACGATTATACAGTCATGAACGGCACAATGCAAGAAACTTTAGTTGGTTATAGCCAAGATGATCTGAACAACATGACAAATTCAGTATCAGCAGATCAATTGCCAGGCAATACAACTTCTGGAGTTGTAACAAACAATCAGCAACAGCAGCTGGTTCCTGCTAATGGACAAGGTGTTGGACCAATTGATCCAAATGGTATACCATTAGATCAATTGAAACAGATGCTAGCCACAcaattggaatattatttttcaag agaAAATTTGGCCAACGACACATATTTATTGACGCAAATGGACAGTGACCAGTATGTTCCGATATGGACAGTGGCAAATTTTAATCTAGTTAAGAAACTGACAAAAGACATTAAGCTGATAACAGAGGTCCTAAGGGAGTCTCCCAACGTCCAGGTTGACGAGGAGGGTTTAAGAGTTCGTCCCAATCATAAACGATGTATTATAATTCTGCGAGAGATTCCAGACAAAACGCCGTTAGAAGAAGTTAAG AACATATTCAACAATGAAAATTGTCCACGAGTAATATCGTGTGAATTTGCACACAACGACTCGTGGTATGTTACTTTTGAGTCCGATGAAGATGCTCAAAAAGCATTTAAATACCTGAGAGAGGAAGTCAAAACGTTCCAA GGAAAGCCAATAATGGCTCGAATGAAGGCTAAACCTTTCATCCATCGGCTGCCAATAGCACCGGTTCCAGTGACAATGAAAAATGGCTATAGACTGACATCACCATCGGCTGTATATGATCCGAATGCAGCAGTTGCATATACAGCTCCACAACGTTTTGTGTATGCTGCGAATGGAGCTGCCATGTCGCAAGCACCTGTCCCATATAATGGCCAAGTCCATGTGTTT CcatttcaacaacaacaattttacTCGGGTCTAGTCACAGCTGCTCCTTGGCCATCAGCGGCTGCTGCAGCGGTAGCAGCAGCCGCTACAAATGCACACGGCCAAAACTTTTACGATATAGGAAATGTATTTGCAGCCAATGGACTGGCTCCACAAGTACCCCCGTATACGACAACGGCAGCGGCTGCAGCGGCCGCTGTAGCTGCCAATTCGGTGTCCAAACCTCAAACAAATCGTTACAACAATCATCGCAATAGTAACAATAACAATCGAGGCAAACAACGCAATAACtcacaacagcagcagcaacagcaacaacaacagcagcaacaacaacaacaaattgttGGCGGTGGCAGCAGTGCTGGACAAGATCCTAGAGCCAACAGTTTGAATACTTCTTCAGGAGGTAATATAGTTTCTCCAATCGATCACCATCAGCAACAGTCAACTGTGCAACAGCAACACTTGCAACAGCATCAAATGCAACAGCAATCTGCTGTGGTGACGACagctggtggtggtggtggaggacaacagcagcagcagcaaggaAGCGGTGGCTcccagcagcagcaacagcagcagtcGAGGCATTatacaaatatgaaaaatagtg GTGGTGGCGGCGGTAGCAACAATGCCAGCGGAGCTGGTCCTAAATCCATGGACAAGAGCAATTCCTATGTTGGTGGTGGTGTTAATGTTGGCATGGCACATCTTCATATAAGTTCGTCGTCACAGCAGCATCATCACCAGCCAGCGAATAACAGTTCGTCGTCGGCTGGTCATCATGCGGTGCCACAGCACATGCAACAGCAACAACCGCCTCAATCCCATTATCAAAGTCATGGTATGCCTTCCACAACAATACACGCTTCCTATCCATCGCATCACCATCAGCCGCAACAGCAGCAACCCCCGGTGCAGCAGTCTCATGTAAGTGAAAATCACCACGATGACGATGTGGTGCCACAAGCCGCTATAATCACGACTCACAGTCGTAGCATAACGAATTCCTCGACCAAAGAGCAGAACTGGTCGCAGCGATTTCGTCGCAGACGGAGAGACGACTCTGGAGATGGTGGCTACACATCCAACCAGAGGGTCTCATCGTCGGGTGGTGGGATTCTATCAAGCAACCAATACAACTCGACGTCTGGTTTGATGGGCGGCTCTTCAAACTCCAACACCAAAAATAATTCTTCATCTTCTTCGGGTGGTGGCCCTCAAGGTGGATATACTTACCACAGCCGAAATAGTGGTGAACATCATCACCCTCATCATCATTCGGTTGGTGGAAGCTCAAGTGGTGGCTACAATTCACATCGTGAAGATCGTCAAAAACTATCTGGCGGTCCAAACGGTGGCTTAAATAGTCAATCTCACCACAGTAACCATCATCAGTCGCACCATCATCACCAGCATCATAGCCAGCAAGCATTGCAGCAGCATCCGCCACATCAACTACACTCTCAGCATAGCGGTGGTGGAAATAGTGGTGGCGGTCATCAACAACCACACCATCATCAACATCAGCCGCCTCATCATCACCACCAGCAGTCGTCGTCACAGCAAtcacaacagcagcaacaacaacaacagcctCATAATGCAGCACCTCCACAACAACCACCCCAGTTTGATTTGGAAGCAGCGGCATTTCCCCCCTTACCAGGTATCGAACAAAATTCACAAAGCTCAGCCAGCAGTCAACCCCAGCAAGCGTCTGTTGCTTCTTTAACTCATGCACAtactaatttgaaaaataatgcgAATTTTCCTTCCTTACTTCCATCGCCAGCCACGACGTCGTCCACATCATCACTGAGCAGTAGTTCGAAATCAGCTGCGTCGGCGGCGTCCAGTGCAAATAGTTTGCACGAACCTGTGGGCGCCGCCACCGCTAACGCAGCTGCCTCAACCTATTCCCATCAGAGTTCTGCAGCGACTGCAGCTGCTAATGTCGATTCAATCGGCAATCAGCACCAGCATTCAAATTCTTATTCATCTTTTTCAGCGGCCAACAATACTAACAGTTCTTCAATTAGTTCCTCTTCAAACACCAACTGGTCTGATTCGAATCGTCTGTCCGATGTGGTACGTGGCAACAGCAACAAATCGAACAAATCCCGAAAGGATTCCTTTAAGAATCGCAACGAAATCAGTCCACCGCCAGCGacagctgctgctgttgttgttgctgataGTGCGGCGCTACTGGACCTGGACAGACAACCACAGAAAACTATGACGTCTGGAAATGCTTCAGTAGTAGCAGCGGCAACTGTTGGCGctacaacaacaaacaatacAAATAATCATCCTCCCACTGTGATAAAGTGTCTAACACATTCTAATCCTATAACGACGGCCACGGTCAACGCCACCACCAACAACACAACAAGCAGCAATAGTAGCAGCAGCATCACCAACATTAGTAGCAAAatccataataataataattctagTACAGCTGACAAAGCAACAAAGACTGATGAATCGCTGTTAAGCCACTGTTTagaacagcagcagcaacagcaggcTGGCGGAACAGGCGCAATTCAAAATGATGCTGCTGGAACAATGAATAATGCTCAAACAACGCATGTTGTAAATACATGCAGTGTTGCCACAATGACATCGTCCTACGATGGTGGCAAGTCCAATAATAAGTTTGTCAGTGGAAGTGGTTCGTCCACCACCTCAAAACAGGGATTTAGTGCAACTACAACGAGCCCAAAGGATGCTACTAGCCAAAAGCTGAAGTCAATTTCATCTACCTCGTCAaatagcagcagcagcagtaatAACAACAGCAGCAATGTGTCTGCTCTCACAACTTCATCAACGGTGGCTGTACAAATTGTACCATCTATTAGTGCTGGTGGTCCAAATGCTACTGCTGCAGCACTGCCATCTTCCTCGCCAGTGAATACTTTATTGCCCGAATCGGCTGGCGGTCGATTGAGCTATGCTCAAGTAGCACAACATCACAAGGAGAGGCTGGCCAAAGAAGGCAAAACTCAAGCCGCTAATAATATTCCCGCAGATATTGGGAAATCGTCATCTGTGATCGAAACTTGTCTGGCGACGGTGGCCACAGCGACACCGTCGATGATTCCATCTTCTGTTACTGCCCCTGGTGCTGCACAACTACCACCACCGCCACCATTGTCGTCGTCCTCTGTACAAAGTATTAGCGGTAGCAATATTTTGGAGATAATTCCCTCAGATAACAACAATACAATCATTGGCAAGGAGAAGAAGAAGGACTATCCTACTGCTGCTGCAACAGCAGCATCAACCATTCTCAATAACACCGCCGCCAACGTGGCTGTGGTCACAAATTCAAGCAGTGCTGGTGTGATACGTGCCACTGACGGCACCAAAGATAAGG agtTACCAACACTCCGTCACAATAATTCTAGCGCTGGTACCACAACAGCCACAACAACAATTATACGAGGCCGTGAAGTAGTCAATAAGGAACATCAAAAGAATTATGTTCGCGAGAGGCGTGACACCGGAGATAGCGGCAGCGGTGCTGCTGGTAGTATCTCCCGTCGAACTGCCTCAACCcgcaataataataacaacaacaacaattag